The DNA segment TGACCGTCTACCGCAACCCGCAACAGCACTGGGACCTGTACCAGCTGGGCGAAAAGCTGGCCGATATCGAAGACGCCTTCCGTCTGTGGCGTTTTCGCCACCTGACCACAGTGGAACGCGTGATCGGCTTCAAGCGCGGTACGGGCGGTACCGGCGGCGTGAGTTATCTGAAAAAGATGCTGGATGTGGTGCTGTTCCCGGAAATCTGGAGCCTGCGCACCGAGCTGTGAGCCGGGCGGGCCGGTGGCGCCGCGGCGCACGCGGCCTCCCGCCCCCGTTTTTCGCCTGTGCGCGACAGCACGCAGGTGCGGATTTCGCTAGGCTTGCGTCCCAGGAGACTCCCCACCCGTGCCTGCCGATACCGCCTCTAGCGCATCCCCTGCGCCCTCGCCCGCTCCCCGCCCTGCCCCCGACCAGCGCCTGTGGGTGATGCTGGTGTCCCTGCTGTCGGCCTTTGCGCTGAGCCAGGCCTACCGCACCGTCACCGCCATCATCGCCACGGGACTGCAGGCGGATTTCGGCATTTCTTCCCAGTCGCTGGGCGCCTTCGCCGGGCTGTTTGGCCTGTCCTTCGGGGTGGCCCAGCTGCTGATGGGCATCGGCATGGATGTGTACGGCCTGCGCCGCACGGTGCTGCTGTCGTTTCCGCTGGCCGTAGTCGGTGCAGCGCTGTCGGCGCTGGCCCCCAGCTATGGCTGGCTGATGCTGGGACAGTTGCTGATCGGCGTGGGCTGCGCGCCGGTGTTTCTGGCCAGCACGGTGTTCATCTCGCGCCACTTTCCCAGCGAGCGCTTTGCCTTCTTCTCCGGCCTGGGCATGGGCGTGGGAGGCCTGGGCCTGCTGTTCACCGGCACACCGCTGGCCTGGGTGGTGCAGCACTGGGGCTGGCGCACCGGCTTCGGGCTGCTGGCCGTGCTGTCGCTGCTGTCGTGGCTGCTGATTGCCTGGCGCGTGCATGAACCGGTGTCCGCCCACACCACGCAGCAGACGCGCGAAAGCTGGGGCCAGGCCTTCCGCCGCATGGGTGCACTGTTCCAGCTGCCGCACACCGTGGGCATCCTGATTCTGGGCATGAGCTGCTATGCGGCTTTTCTGACCTTGCGCGGGCTGTGGCTGGGGCCCATGCTCATCGGGCGCTACCAGTTCTCTCTGGTGGAAAGCGGCAACGTGGCGTTGCTGGTGTCGCTGATCTCGCTGTTCACCCCGGCCATGTTCGGCCGCATGGACCCAGGGCCGGCCCGCCGCCGCCGCTGGCTGAACAATTTCTCGCTGCTGATGGCGGCGCTGTTTCTGCTGATGGCCTTTTTGCACCACGCCGCCGCCAATGTGGCGCTGATTCTGCTGATGGGGCTGGTGTCGGGCTACAGCATCCTGCAGTACGCGGATGTGCGCTCTTCCTACCCTCCGGAGCTGACCGGTCGCGCACTGTCGCTGTTCACCATGGCCATGTTTCTGGGCGTGGCGCTGATGCAGTGGCTCACCGGCATCGTCGCGGCCTGGGCCGAGGGGCGCGGCATCGAGCCCTACCAGGCGGTCATGTTCAGCATTGCCGCCATGCTGGCTACGGCATCCACGGCCTTCCGTTTTCTGCCCAGCTCGCCGCTGCTGCAGACCAGCAAGGCCTGAGCCGGGGCCGTACACACCGGGCGCCCACGTGCCCTGCAGACAGCGCCTCCGGGCTAGATGGAACGCACTGGTGACGGTTTCCGCACCATCGCCGCAGAGCAGTTCGCGCCCCCACCGTGTGGCGCTGGGGGCGGCGGCTGCGCAGCAGCGGTGTTCCCTGCAGCGGATGGGCTGGTTAGCTGGGTGACGCCTTCCGCTACAGCGTGGTGGCGCTGGAGCCATCCCCGCGGTACAGCCAGGGCAGGTCCATGATGCGTGCGCCCAGCAGCTTGAGTGACAGATCGCGCCCCCAGCGCATGGGCCCGCTGGCGTGGAAGATGCGGCCATTGCGGCGGGAACGGGCCTGGACCCGCGCAGCACGCTGCCAGCGGTTGAGCGCGTAGCGGCGCAGGCGCAAGCGCACATCCAGATCGTCCATGGCCAGGGCACGCTGCAGCTCGGCCGCGTCCTCGATGGCCATGCCAGCCCCCTGGGCCAGATAGGGGCGCATGGGATGGGCGGCGTCGCCCAGCAGGCCCACCAGGCCCTGGGCCATCTGGTCGGCGCTGGACAGCGGATCGCGGTCGGACAGCGGCCACAGCCGCCACTGCGTGCCAGCAGCAGGCACGGCACGGATCAGGTCCTGCAGCGGCGTGCAATAGCGGGCCAGCGCGGCTTCCAGATCGACCGCATTGGCAGCATGGTCCCAGGTTTCCATGTCGGCCGGTGCCGGGCCTTCGATGATGGCCACGATGTTCATCAGCTCGCCACGGCGCAGCGGGTACTGCACCACGTGCATGTGCGGGCCCAGCCAGGTGGTCACGCCGTCGCTGCGCATGGCGGCCGGCAACTGGGCCTGGGGCACCACCGCACGGTAGGCCAGGTGGCCGGTAGGCTGGGCCTTGCCGTCGTTGAGCAACTGGGCGCGCAGCCGGCTCCAGACACCATCGGCCGCGATCAGTGCATCGCCCTCCACGGTCTTGCGGGCGGAGGTGGTGATGGTCACCACCTGGGGGGTCTGCACCACGGACTCCACCGCCTGGCCGGCGTTGATGTGCATCTCCGCCCGCTCCCCCACGGCCTGCAGCAGCAGCCCGTGCAGATCGGCGCGGTGGATGGACAGGTAGTTGGCGCCGTAGCGCTCCACCATGGCAGCGCCCAGCGGCATGCAGGCCAGCTCGGCACCGCTCAGGGCACTGCGCACACGCAATCGGGCAGGAATGGCCGCGACGTCCACCAGAGCACGCTGCAGGCCCCAGGCTTGGAGCCGGCGCACCACATTGGGCCCCAGCTGCACGCCGGCACCGACTTCACTGAACAAAGGCGCGCGCTCGAACAGGCGCACATCCCAACCGGCATGGGAGCTGGCCAGTGCAGCCGCCAAGCCGCCAATACCGCCCCCCGCAATCAAGACCTGTTTTCTCATGGCTGGCTATTGTCCGCCGGACTGGGGCGGTGATTGGTTGGAACTGCGCAGAAATTGATGCAACGCAGTCTGTTGATTCTGTCCCTGAAATCGCCATACGGCGAAACCCTGGCATTACCACTGGCCGAAATGGAATATGTTGTGTCCGCACTTTGCGGGCCTGGCATAAGCCGCTTGCATACCGGACAGGCTTATCCGCAGCAGCGTTCAGCCGCAATACCGCGGCGACGCAGCAGATTCAAGCCACAAAAAACAAAGCCCGCTGAAAGCGGGCTGTTGTCTGCCATAAAGGCTTAGATAGCGAACTTTTCGCGATCCTGGTTTTCAATCCACTTGGGCGCCTTGCCACGGCCGGTCCAGGTCTGGCCGGTTTCGGGATTGCGGTACTTCGGAGCAACTTTGCCACCTTGACCTGCGCCACGGGTGGCTTTGGCAGGCGGAAACACGTCGTCAGCGCTCAGGCCATATTCGGCCACCAGGGCGCGCACCTTGGCAACAGCGTCGCTCAGTTCGCTCTTGCGTGCTTCTTGAATCTTCTGTTCCAGCTGTTCGCGCTGCTGCAGTAGCTCTTTGTAAGAGGTCATGGATTGCATCCTTTCAATAATTGGGAGGATTATAAAAACAAATACGCAATCTGGGTTTTTTTGTGGGTACGCAGTATCCACAAGTGCATATTATAAAAATTCTGTGCAGCCATATTGCAGGAGAAATGTAACACCCGGATTTTCCGAGAAAAGGTACCGACAAAGCGCCTTGCAAGTTCATTTCCGTTACCTGCATATCTTCGCCGCCACCGCAATGCCCTATCCACGGGTATGGGCTGTGGACCGATAATCGCAGCCATATGCCTTGCACCGGGCGACTGCCACGCCTGCCGGCACCCAGGGAATCGATTTTTTCGGAGTTTGCATTGGCCCGTTATTTCATTGGTGACATCCAGGGATGTCACAGCGCCTTCCTGAACCTGCTGCAGCAGGTGGAGTTCTCGCCCAGCCGCGATACCCTGTACCTGCTGGGGGACCTGGTCAACCGGGGTCCCGACTCCGCCGGCGTGCTGCGCCAGTGCATGGCCTGGGGCGACGCCGTACAGCCCGTGCTGGGCAACCACGACCTGCACCTGCTGGCCGCCGCACACGGCATGCGCAAATCATCGCGCCGCGACACGCTGGCCAGCGTGCTGGAGGCGCCCGACCGCGCGGCCCTGCTGGACTGGCTGTGCCAGCAGCCGCTGGCCCGCAGCTGGACCGATGCACAAGGCCGGCAGGTGCTGATGGTGCACGCCGGTGTGCAGCCCAGCTGGACGCTGGAGCAGACACTGGCCCTGTCCGCCGAAGTGCAGCAGGTGCTGACCAGCCCGGCGCTGCCGGACTTTCTGCAGCAGATGTATGGCAACCTGCCCGATCAGTGGAATGAGGCCCTGACCGGCGCCGACCGCCTGCGCGCCATCGTCAACACCCTGACGCGCATCCGCTTTTGCACGCCCGAAGGCCGCATGGACTTTGAGAGCACCGAATCGGCCGCACAGGCTCCCGAAGGCCTGATGCCCTGGTTCACCTGCCCTGCCCGCCAGACGGCGCAGCATGTGGTGGCCTTTGGCCACTGGTCCACGCTGGGCCTGATCAACCAGCCGCAGCTGATGGCACTGGACACCGGCTGTGTCTGGGGCGGGCAGCTGACCGCTGTGCGCGTGGAGAATGATCTGCAGGTGCGCGAGCTGATCCAGATCGACTGCGAACAGGCCCAGCGTCCCGGCTGAGCGGCTGTACAGACCCCACAGACAGCCAGCCACCATGAAAAAAGCCAGCAGGATTGCTGGCTTGGCACAGTGGTGCGAAGGGCTCTGCAGGTGTATCCGCAGAGCGAAGGCGCTGGAGAGGCCTCCAACGCCCTGCGGTATCAGAAACTGCCTGCGGGCTTGAACAGCGCCGCCACCTTGCGCTTGGTACGGATACTGGGGCTGCAGCCCGGCGCCACGGGTGCGGAAGCCGCATCCCAGGCCGCCGGTGCGGCCGTTCCGGCCGGGGCCTCGTAGGGCTTGTCGAAGAAGGGATCGGAAGAGCCGGCGCGCAACGGGCGTGCCATGCCACGGCCCACCGGGCGGTAGCCGGCGGAATGGGCCGAGCCGTAACCGGTATCGCCCTCGTCGTGGCCACGGCGGCTGCGACCATGGTCACGGCTGTGCTCCGACCGGCCTTCGCGGCTGCCGTGGTCGCGCTCGCTGCGGTCGCGGCGCTGGAACGACGGCAGTGGATAGTTCTCCACGTCGATCTTCTTCTTGATGAGCTTCTCGATATCGCTCACCAGCTTGCCGTCCGAATTGGACACCAGGGTCACCGCCAGGCCGGAGGCGCCGGCACGGCCGGTGCGACCGATACGGTGTACATAGTCTTCGGCATTGAACGGCACGTCGTAGTTGAACACGGCCGGCACATCCTTGATGTCCAGACCGCGTGCCGCCACGTCGGTGCACACCAGCAGGTCCACTTCGCCGGCCTTGAAGGCTTCCAGCGCCTTGAGCCGTTCGTCCTGGCTCTTGTCACCGTGCAGGGCGGCGGCGCGCAGACCGTCGCGTTCCAGCGCACGGGTCAGGCGGGCACAGCCCAGCTTGCTGTTGGAAAACACAAAGGCCTGGCGGATGCCGCGGTCCTTGAGCACGGCACAGATGGTGCGGCGCTTGTCGTCGTCGTTGGCGCTGTAGAAACGCTGCTCCACGGTGGAAGCGGTCTCGTTGGGGCGGGCCACTTCGATGGTCACCGGGTCTTGCAGGTAGCTGCCGGCCAGGCGCTTGATCTCGGGCGAGAACGTGGCGGAGAACAGCAAGGTGGTGCGGTTCTTGGGCAGGTGCGACAGGATGCGCTGCAGATCGGGCAGGAAACCGATGTCGAGCATGCGGTCGGCCTCGTCCAGCACCACGTATTCCACCTGGTTGAGCACGGCATTCTTGGCTTCGATGTGGTCCAGCAGGCGGCCGGGGGTGGCCACCAGCACTTCCACGCCCTTCTTCAGCTCCAGGGTCTGGGGCTTCATGTCCATGCCGCCGAACACCACGGTGCTGCGCAGCTTGGTGTGCTTGGCGTACAGCGCGATCTGCTGGGCCACCTGGTCGGCCAGCTCGCGCGTGGGCAGCAACACCAGCGCCCGCACCGGATGGCGCGCAGGCGATGCCGAGCTGTTCTCATGGCGCATCAGCCGCTGCAGCAGGGGCAGCGAAAAAGCCGCTGTCTTGCCGGTGCCGGTCTGGGCTGCACCCATCACATCCTTGCCGGTCAGGACCACGGGGATCGCCTGCGCCTGGATGGGGGTCATCGACTCGTAGCCCATTTCGGCCACAGCGCGTGCCAGAGGCTCCGCCAAGAGGAGAGAGGAAAAAGAACTTGTCATGGATACCGCTATTGTCGCACTGCCCGCATTGACAGCTGTTGGCGCTCTACAAATCCGGACTGCGACAGCGGTCACCCGCCCGGCCCTCTTACGCCGGGAATACCGGGAGGGCGTACGCCCCGTGCAGAATTTGATAGCACAGATGTGGCGCCATGCCAACACCTGCGCCTGCTGCGCCCCAGTTACAGCGATGCCGCCGAGAAGGTGTCGCAGGAATTGACGCTGCCGCTCTTGAGCCCAGTCATGAACCAGCGCTGGCGCTGGGCACTGGTGCCGTGGGTGAAGCTGTCCGGCACCACCTGACCGGTCTGGGCACGCTGCAGCGCGTCGTCACCGATCTTGGCCGCGGCATTCATGGCTTCTTCCACATCGCCCTGCTCCAGGATCTGGCGTGCATTCTGGGCATGGTGGGCCCAGACGCCGGCCAGGCAGTCGGCCTGCAACTCCAGCTTCACGGACAGCCGGTTGTATTCCACCTTGCTGACACGGCCGCGCATCTCGTCGACCTTGCCGCTGATCCCCAGCAGGTTCTGCACGTGGTGACCCACCTCATGGGCGATCACATAGGCCTGGGCAAAGTCACCGGGAGCGCCCAGCTGGTTCTTGAGCTGGTCGTAGAACGACAGATCGATATAGACCTTCTGGTCGCCCGGGCAGTAGAACGGGCCCATGGCCGACTGGCCGGTGCCGCAGGCCGTGCCCACGGCGCCCCGGAACAGCACCAGCTTGGGGTCCCGGTACTGGCTGCCGCCCTGGCGGAAGATGTCGGTCCACACGTCTTCGGTGTCGGCCAGCACGGTCGAGACGAAACGGGCCATGGTGTCATGGGCCGGTGGTGCCTGCGCAGGCGACTGCTGCTGCACGACCTGCCCGCCACCACCTCCGCCGCTGAGCAGGCTCAGAATCGTCAGCGGGTTGACGCCCAGCACCCAGCCGCCCACCAGGGCCACCACAATGGTGCCAATGCCGATGCTGCGGCCACCGAAGATGGGACCTCCCCCACCGCCGCCGTCCGAGCGGCGATCTTCGACGTTGTCCGACTCGCGGTTACCTTCCCACTTCATGGTCTGCTCCTGATGCGCTGTGGGGCGCCATTATGAAGTCGCGCCGGCACGGCTGCTCAGGGTTCGCCGCCTTGCAGCAACACGGCCGCCTGGGCGCCTTCGACCGGGGCGTGCACATGCCACTGGGCATTGCGGCTCATTTCCCGGGACTGGCTCATGTGATCGTCCAGCGTCCCGACAAAGGTCCACAGCAGGAGCGCAATGGTGGCGATGCCCACCCCCACCACCGCCCATTGCCAGCGTGCCGCCGTACGGTGAGCGATTCCTTTTTCCTGACCAGATTCCATATGTACATGCCCACAAAACCATAAGCGCTGGATGCTACGCAGCCACCGCGAGAGTGCGAACTCACTTTAGCGCCAGGCTTTGTAGGAGAACACGCCACACCTTGACACAAGGCCCGGACAGACCACCTAGCCCATCGCAAACGCCCACGGTATAAAGCCACATGCAAGTGATGTCTGTGCCCCCTACCGCCCCCTCTGCCGTGCACGCCATGCAAGGACTGTTCACCCCGCAGGCCACCGAGGCACTGCTGCCCTGGAAAGCCCTGGCTGCCGAACTGGAAGCCGTGCTGCAGGACGGCAGTGTGCAGGTGCCGCCCCGCATTGTGATGCCTTTGCCGCAGGGCGGCAGCCTGTTTTGCATGCCCGCCAGTGATGCGCAGGTGGCAATGACCAAGCTCATCACCTTCACCCCTGGCAATGCTGCAACGGCGCGCCCCACCATCCAGGGCGATGTGACGATTTTTGACATTGCCACCGGCCAGCGCCAGCTGATCATCGACGGGCCCACCGTCACCGCAAGGCGCACCGCTGCCGTGTCGCTGCTGGCCGCCCAGCACCATGCCCCCAACCCCAGCGGTCCGCTGCTCATCATCGGTGCGGGCGTGCAGGGCAAGTCCCATCTGGAGGCCTTTGCGGTCGGCGCCGGCACGCGCGAAGTTTGGGTGGCATCGCGCAGCCTGGACAGCGTGCGCCACCTGCTGGACCATGCCCATGCACTGGGCCTGCAGGCCTATGCCGCCACTGACCTGGCCCAGGCGGCGGCCCACTGCCCCAATATCGTCACCTGCACCAGTGCCCAGGCGGTGGTGCTGCAGCATGCCCCCCGGGCCGACGCCTTCATTGCTGCCGTGGGCGCCTTCACGCCGCAGATGGTGGAGCTGGCCCCCAGCCTGTGCCAGCACAT comes from the Comamonas terrigena NBRC 13299 genome and includes:
- a CDS encoding MFS transporter produces the protein MLVSLLSAFALSQAYRTVTAIIATGLQADFGISSQSLGAFAGLFGLSFGVAQLLMGIGMDVYGLRRTVLLSFPLAVVGAALSALAPSYGWLMLGQLLIGVGCAPVFLASTVFISRHFPSERFAFFSGLGMGVGGLGLLFTGTPLAWVVQHWGWRTGFGLLAVLSLLSWLLIAWRVHEPVSAHTTQQTRESWGQAFRRMGALFQLPHTVGILILGMSCYAAFLTLRGLWLGPMLIGRYQFSLVESGNVALLVSLISLFTPAMFGRMDPGPARRRRWLNNFSLLMAALFLLMAFLHHAAANVALILLMGLVSGYSILQYADVRSSYPPELTGRALSLFTMAMFLGVALMQWLTGIVAAWAEGRGIEPYQAVMFSIAAMLATASTAFRFLPSSPLLQTSKA
- a CDS encoding FAD-dependent monooxygenase, translating into MRKQVLIAGGGIGGLAAALASSHAGWDVRLFERAPLFSEVGAGVQLGPNVVRRLQAWGLQRALVDVAAIPARLRVRSALSGAELACMPLGAAMVERYGANYLSIHRADLHGLLLQAVGERAEMHINAGQAVESVVQTPQVVTITTSARKTVEGDALIAADGVWSRLRAQLLNDGKAQPTGHLAYRAVVPQAQLPAAMRSDGVTTWLGPHMHVVQYPLRRGELMNIVAIIEGPAPADMETWDHAANAVDLEAALARYCTPLQDLIRAVPAAGTQWRLWPLSDRDPLSSADQMAQGLVGLLGDAAHPMRPYLAQGAGMAIEDAAELQRALAMDDLDVRLRLRRYALNRWQRAARVQARSRRNGRIFHASGPMRWGRDLSLKLLGARIMDLPWLYRGDGSSATTL
- a CDS encoding H-NS family nucleoid-associated regulatory protein, whose amino-acid sequence is MTSYKELLQQREQLEQKIQEARKSELSDAVAKVRALVAEYGLSADDVFPPAKATRGAGQGGKVAPKYRNPETGQTWTGRGKAPKWIENQDREKFAI
- a CDS encoding symmetrical bis(5'-nucleosyl)-tetraphosphatase, whose product is MARYFIGDIQGCHSAFLNLLQQVEFSPSRDTLYLLGDLVNRGPDSAGVLRQCMAWGDAVQPVLGNHDLHLLAAAHGMRKSSRRDTLASVLEAPDRAALLDWLCQQPLARSWTDAQGRQVLMVHAGVQPSWTLEQTLALSAEVQQVLTSPALPDFLQQMYGNLPDQWNEALTGADRLRAIVNTLTRIRFCTPEGRMDFESTESAAQAPEGLMPWFTCPARQTAQHVVAFGHWSTLGLINQPQLMALDTGCVWGGQLTAVRVENDLQVRELIQIDCEQAQRPG
- a CDS encoding DEAD/DEAH box helicase, whose protein sequence is MTSSFSSLLLAEPLARAVAEMGYESMTPIQAQAIPVVLTGKDVMGAAQTGTGKTAAFSLPLLQRLMRHENSSASPARHPVRALVLLPTRELADQVAQQIALYAKHTKLRSTVVFGGMDMKPQTLELKKGVEVLVATPGRLLDHIEAKNAVLNQVEYVVLDEADRMLDIGFLPDLQRILSHLPKNRTTLLFSATFSPEIKRLAGSYLQDPVTIEVARPNETASTVEQRFYSANDDDKRRTICAVLKDRGIRQAFVFSNSKLGCARLTRALERDGLRAAALHGDKSQDERLKALEAFKAGEVDLLVCTDVAARGLDIKDVPAVFNYDVPFNAEDYVHRIGRTGRAGASGLAVTLVSNSDGKLVSDIEKLIKKKIDVENYPLPSFQRRDRSERDHGSREGRSEHSRDHGRSRRGHDEGDTGYGSAHSAGYRPVGRGMARPLRAGSSDPFFDKPYEAPAGTAAPAAWDAASAPVAPGCSPSIRTKRKVAALFKPAGSF
- the ypfJ gene encoding KPN_02809 family neutral zinc metallopeptidase — translated: MKWEGNRESDNVEDRRSDGGGGGGPIFGGRSIGIGTIVVALVGGWVLGVNPLTILSLLSGGGGGGQVVQQQSPAQAPPAHDTMARFVSTVLADTEDVWTDIFRQGGSQYRDPKLVLFRGAVGTACGTGQSAMGPFYCPGDQKVYIDLSFYDQLKNQLGAPGDFAQAYVIAHEVGHHVQNLLGISGKVDEMRGRVSKVEYNRLSVKLELQADCLAGVWAHHAQNARQILEQGDVEEAMNAAAKIGDDALQRAQTGQVVPDSFTHGTSAQRQRWFMTGLKSGSVNSCDTFSAASL
- a CDS encoding delta(1)-pyrroline-2-carboxylate reductase family protein, coding for MSVPPTAPSAVHAMQGLFTPQATEALLPWKALAAELEAVLQDGSVQVPPRIVMPLPQGGSLFCMPASDAQVAMTKLITFTPGNAATARPTIQGDVTIFDIATGQRQLIIDGPTVTARRTAAVSLLAAQHHAPNPSGPLLIIGAGVQGKSHLEAFAVGAGTREVWVASRSLDSVRHLLDHAHALGLQAYAATDLAQAAAHCPNIVTCTSAQAVVLQHAPRADAFIAAVGAFTPQMVELAPSLCQHIARQGLVIVDTAEAVHEAGDLLQAGLDVQSFPTLAQSLARQRPRPAGPVLFKSCGWGGWDLAAARLAARMHRQPLHANDDPPLQEP